CCTCATTATTCGGCACAAGTCTTACCCAGGTATTTTCCGTTGCCTTGAGAAGAAGGGTATGCTGTCTGGCTGTCAGGGTAAGCGGAACACCGGTTGTCGTTATTTCAGAGAGAGCGGTTTGCGTAACAGCCGTGGCAGTCTCCGTGTTCGAGCGGGCTGTAGTGGCTGATGTAAACTTTACCTCCTGAACATTCTTTCCCTGTCCACGCCCCTGCCTGATCATTCTGTCCTTTGATGTGTGGTACAGGAGCACGAGCATTATGCCGGCTAAAACCAGTCCGGCTGCTGCGAGGGCGATTATCGTTTGCCGGTTTAACCCTCTGCGTAAACTTTTTTTCTGAGGTTTTACTGCTTGATTGAAGCTCTCCTCATAAAACTGCTGAAAATAGTTCACGGTTTGTTCGGAGTCCAGACCTATGTAATTGCAGTAAGCCCTTATAAATCCTTTTACAAAGGCTATATCGGGAAGTTCATCATACGTATCGTTTTCTATTGCCTGCAGATAAGCTTTCTTTATCTTTGTTATTTTCGATATCTCGTTTAATTCTATGTGTCTGAGTTCTCTTTCTCTCCGGAGGAACTCGCCAAAACTATCCATCTTATTTTAACAACTTGATATAATTTTCCGCAGACGCGGCAAAGGTGCTGTCGGGTGCCAATTTGAGTACTGTTTCGAACTGTTTTTTTGCTTCTGTATCGTTTTTCTCTTTCATGTACACTATGCCGAGATTGAGGTAAGCCTCTGCATATCCCTGGAAATAGTATATCGCCGTCTTAAATTCATGTTCAGCATAGGAAGCATATATTTTTCCTTAAATAGACCAGCCCCATATTGTTATGTGCCGCCGGCATATCCGGTAAAATGGTAAGAGCGCTTTTGTATGCTTTCAGTGATTCGTCGAGTTTGCCTTTCTGATAGAATGCCCAGCCAAGATTTACCCATGCTATCTGAGGAGACATGTAGAGAGGATTGGCAAGCGCTGCCTGGAATGCCGTTATCGCCTTATCCCATTGAGCTTCGCTCAGATACAATACGCCGAGATTATTATAGGCATCCGAAAAATTTTTATTCAGCGACAGTGCCTTTTTATATGCTTCCTCAGCCTCAACCTTCATGCCTTCCGCATAGTATGCAAGCCCCAATGCGTTGTAGGTGAAGGGATCGTCTGGGTTCAGCCTTTTTGCCTCGGATAATTGCTGTATAGAACCGGGATAATCACCTTTATTGAGAAGCGCCGTACCTATATCATACCGCATACTTGCCTGTTTAATTAATTCAGGATTTCTACTTGCACAACTTACCAGTGATATTCCGAACAGTACAATCAAAACAAACTTAATATTCTTGCCAGCCATTGCTTTCCTCCCTTATTTCTTAAGACTCCATCTTCGGCTTTACCCTGAAGATTATGCATATCCGTTTCCTCATACACCGCGTCAAGTACGAGCTCATCCCCGCTTGCAGGCGGCTTGTATGTCTTGAGATCCGATAGAAAGGCGGGTATGGATTTGAGTACCGCCTCTCTTTGTTCATTCGTATCACCAAGTTCTACCTTTTCCATAATAAACCCCATACTTCCCGTAAAATCAAGCGCTTCATTAAAGACTGCCTTAGCATGGATAAGCTCCACATCCCCGCCCTCGTTCGTATAAAACACCCCTTCCCTGCTCTGTTCTCGAAAAAGATATATTACTATCTGCATTTTTTTATCTTTTTTTATGGCAATTACGTGTGCCCATGTCGGCTCCGGGGATTTATCGGGAAGGGCTATAACAGGTTGATTTACAGAGCCGTGAACCTCCCATACAGCATCGAGAGAAGACGACAAGTTTTTTACAGACTCATTACCTATAAACATATTGCCTCCGTTCTATCATAATGCCCCCGACAGGAATCGAACCTGCGGCACAGGGATTAGGAATCCCTTGCTCTATCCAACTGAGCTACGGGGGCTCATTTATTTTTCACATACTTAGCCACTTTCACTACTTCTGTCAACCACTCGAACCGAGTCAGATAAAAATCTAGCCATAGGGGGTATCATCTTGTCATGTAAAAATCTAACCGAAAAGCGCAACTTCTAACTTATCTCACAAGGTACTCTGAATGAATAGTTTTAAAGAGGTATGGAATAAAAAAGAATGCACCTATTGATAAGAGAAATAGGGTGATAGTTAATATTGCAGATCTTCTGCCCACCCAGTTTCTGTTAAGTCTGAGATGCAAGAATAACCCATATGCAAGCCATACGACGAGTGACCATGTTTCTACAGGATCAAATCCCCAATATCTGCCCCATGCATTGTTTGCCCATATAGAGCCTGCTATTATCATTATAATACAGAAAGCGAAGCCCAGTGCATTAAACCTGTAGATAGCAATATCAAGTTTCTCTAAAGACTGGTTAGGCAGCAACGGCTTATGTTTAGCATCGTTCTTATAGAGATAAAGCACAGCACTTGCAAATGCTATAAGAAAGGAGCCAACAGTAAGCTTTGCAAACAGCACATGAAGGACGAGCCAGTAACTTCTCAGCGAGGGTGGAAGTGGTATATCTCTTGCAGATGCCATTAAACCAAAGCCACAGGCAAGGAAGATCACAGGGAGTACGACAAATGAAGCTTGTTTTAACAAGCTCAGTTTTTTTTGTACAAGAAGATAAAACAACATCGCCACCCACGTATTGGAGCTTATAACCTCATACATGTTTATGTAGGGGCCGTGTCCAATCCGTATCCATCTTATAAGTATTGATGCACCGTGAGGAACAAGTCCTAGAGCGCATAAAATAAGTGCAATAGTGGTAAACCTTTCTTTTTTGAACACAAATCCGATGATAGCAAAGATACTGCCAAACCCGTACAGGCTTACCGCAATCCAGTAAAGGATGATTTCTTCTTTCATAATTCACACTCTCTTTTAATATTTTCCATGTCCTGTTTATAGGTATGCTCTGTGGTAAGTCTACTATAAACCTTTGCACCAATAAAGAGCTTTTCATTTTCATAAGCAAGCCAGAGCCTTTTGGGCATAATAAATACAAAACCAAGGATGGAAAGCACGAGTAAGAAGAATCCCGTAAATACAACAGATACACCGTAATCCCTGGAGACGTAAAAGCCTGTCCACTTTACCATATTATGAAAAACCAATTCAAAGTCTCCAAGCGAAATCACATCCCCCTTTTTAATATTGTTGTAATGAAGGTTTTTACCGCCTTCCAGGATCTCAATGGATAACCTATCAGGATTGGATACATTCACGCTCAATATACTCAGATAGCCAAGTACGGGGATAGTAAATTGCTGTGTGAGTGCACCTATAGCGTTCTCTTTATAGGGAAAGTTTACATACCCTGCTGTTTCATAACCTGTAGCCGTGTCCACAAGCCCAAAATAGGCAGAGTAGCCATAATACTTTGTTTGATAAAAGTTAAATCCTTCCAGTTTGAGTGGCTTATTCATCTCAACATCCTTAGAAAACAGAAGCGTTCCGTTTTTATAAACCTCTACGATGCTCTTATAAAGCCTTGGATGCGCTTTGTTCCAGTATGTTACGTTGAAGCTTTTTAATCTAATCTGAAAATCAAATTGAGGATTTAAATGGAGAGAGCCATACGAAGGACCTAAGAATTTTGGCTCTCCTGTGGGAAAAACTTGTCCCTCTGATAGCTCAATATGTCCTTTAAAACCTGTAAGATTTGTTATAAGTACACCTATCAAGATAACGAGCATAGACAGATGCAGAAGAGGAACGCCTAAAAGACCCACAGTATGTT
This is a stretch of genomic DNA from Deltaproteobacteria bacterium. It encodes these proteins:
- a CDS encoding helix-turn-helix domain-containing protein, with protein sequence MDSFGEFLRRERELRHIELNEISKITKIKKAYLQAIENDTYDELPDIAFVKGFIRAYCNYIGLDSEQTVNYFQQFYEESFNQAVKPQKKSLRRGLNRQTIIALAAAGLVLAGIMLVLLYHTSKDRMIRQGRGQGKNVQEVKFTSATTARSNTETATAVTQTALSEITTTGVPLTLTARQHTLLLKATENTWVRLVPNNE
- a CDS encoding tetratricopeptide repeat protein produces the protein MAGKNIKFVLIVLFGISLVSCASRNPELIKQASMRYDIGTALLNKGDYPGSIQQLSEAKRLNPDDPFTYNALGLAYYAEGMKVEAEEAYKKALSLNKNFSDAYNNLGVLYLSEAQWDKAITAFQAALANPLYMSPQIAWVNLGWAFYQKGKLDESLKAYKSALTILPDMPAAHNNMGLVYLRKNICFLC
- the ccsA gene encoding cytochrome c biogenesis protein CcsA, which produces MKEEIILYWIAVSLYGFGSIFAIIGFVFKKERFTTIALILCALGLVPHGASILIRWIRIGHGPYINMYEVISSNTWVAMLFYLLVQKKLSLLKQASFVVLPVIFLACGFGLMASARDIPLPPSLRSYWLVLHVLFAKLTVGSFLIAFASAVLYLYKNDAKHKPLLPNQSLEKLDIAIYRFNALGFAFCIIMIIAGSIWANNAWGRYWGFDPVETWSLVVWLAYGLFLHLRLNRNWVGRRSAILTITLFLLSIGAFFFIPYLFKTIHSEYLVR
- a CDS encoding cytochrome c biogenesis protein ResB: MWLNPVFKWIENKIKTLLTVLRSRSLATAFILLIAISLILSTVIPQWNWEESREYFYLHTSYPWVMKELTWLIALIGLEHVYTTWWFLSIVLIFSLNIALNSYERINVKIKQFKDHKPMLPDEIARLKIHKIIPTNKNAEELKEKIKHTLKHKGYKIKAYDNGLIASKHTVGLLGVPLLHLSMLVILIGVLITNLTGFKGHIELSEGQVFPTGEPKFLGPSYGSLHLNPQFDFQIRLKSFNVTYWNKAHPRLYKSIVEVYKNGTLLFSKDVEMNKPLKLEGFNFYQTKYYGYSAYFGLVDTATGYETAGYVNFPYKENAIGALTQQFTIPVLGYLSILSVNVSNPDRLSIEILEGGKNLHYNNIKKGDVISLGDFELVFHNMVKWTGFYVSRDYGVSVVFTGFFLLVLSILGFVFIMPKRLWLAYENEKLFIGAKVYSRLTTEHTYKQDMENIKRECEL